The Parambassis ranga chromosome 19, fParRan2.1, whole genome shotgun sequence genome contains a region encoding:
- the cabp5a gene encoding calcium-binding protein 5a encodes MKKNHLADEQKSPEEEMSYGAACIFLRGGKNISRELADDEIDELREAFNEFDKDKDGLISCKDLGNLMRTMGYMPTEMELIELSQNINMNLGGRVDFEDFVELMTPKLLAETAGMIGVKELKDAFKEFDMDGDGEITTEELRSAMIKLMGEHMSRREIDAIVKEADDNGDGTVDFEEFVRMMSHQ; translated from the exons ATGAAGAAAAATCATTTGGCTGATGAACAAAAATCACCAGAAGAAG AAATGAGCTATGGTGCAGCGTGCATTTTCTTGCGAGGAGGGAAGAACATT TCCAGGGAGCTGGCTGATGATGAGATTGATG AGCTGCGTGAAGCATTCAATGAgtttgacaaagacaaagatggGCTGATCAGCTGTAAGGACCTGGGGAATCTGATGAGGACAATGGGTTACATGCCCACTGAGATGGAGCTGATCGAGCTGAGCCAGAATATCAACATGAATC TTGGTGGCAGAGTTGACTTTGAGGATTTTGTGGAACTGATGACTCCGAAGCTTTTGGCAGAGACTGCTGGGATGATCGGCGTGAAGGAGCTGAAAGACGCCTTTAAAGAA ttcgacatggacggagatggAGAGATTACAACAGAGGAGCTGCGGTCAGCCATGATCAAGCTAATGGGAGAGCACATGAGCCGCAGAGAGATCGATGCCATAGTGAAGGAAGCAGATGACAATGGGGATGGCACCGTAGACTTCGAAG AATTCGTCAGAATGATGTCCCATCAATGA